A region of the Candidatus Caldatribacterium sp. genome:
ATTGTTGATGCTCTCTCCACCAAGGTCATCGGCAATATGGTGAAGGTTCTTGCCTGGTACGATAACGAGTGGGGGTACTCTTGCCGTGTAGTTGACCTTGCTCAGTACATGATGAGGTAAAGGGGTCCTTGCATGGGTCGTCTCCTCATTGCTGCTGGGAACTGGAAAATGCACAAGACTGCGGAGGAGGCCTCGGCGTACGCCGAGGCCTTCCTTCCGCGGATGCGGATGTACCG
Encoded here:
- the tpiA gene encoding triose-phosphate isomerase (Reversibly isomerizes the ketone sugar dihydroxyacetone phosphate to the aldehyde sugar glyceraldehyde-3-phosphate) → MGRLLIAAGNWKMHKTAEEASAYAEAFLPRMRMYR